One part of the Sorangiineae bacterium MSr11954 genome encodes these proteins:
- a CDS encoding universal stress protein, translating to MLALRKILVPVDFTESSDRALDYAIDLAQPFSASVFVMHAYEVPVYGFPDGAFIANGDVAARISTAAQTALDALVDARKERGVPIKGLLRTGVAWEETNHVADELAADLIVISTHGRRGLARALLGSVAENIIRTTLRPVLVIHGHRDSMPSMRAVKAAT from the coding sequence ATGCTGGCGCTCCGCAAGATTCTCGTTCCGGTCGATTTCACCGAGAGCTCGGATCGGGCGCTCGACTACGCCATCGATCTTGCGCAACCCTTCAGCGCGTCCGTCTTCGTGATGCACGCGTACGAAGTGCCGGTCTACGGCTTTCCCGATGGCGCCTTCATCGCCAACGGCGATGTGGCCGCCCGGATCAGCACGGCGGCGCAAACCGCCCTCGATGCGCTGGTCGACGCCCGAAAGGAGCGGGGCGTTCCCATCAAGGGCCTGCTCCGCACGGGGGTCGCGTGGGAGGAGACGAACCACGTGGCCGACGAGCTCGCGGCGGATCTCATCGTCATCAGCACCCACGGCCGGCGCGGGCTTGCGCGCGCGCTCCTAGGGAGCGTGGCCGAGAACATCATTCGCACGACCCTCCGGCCCGTCCTCGTGATCCACGGCCATCGCGATTCCATGCCCTCGATGCGGGCGGTCAAAGCGGCGACGTAA
- a CDS encoding universal stress protein — protein MRKVESGPVSQPRLVEAELMTVVVGIDFSPHGEDALWFAQNLARGNPSATLHLVHVVAPPVGIVGVLGAPIDSTGPIAGFLDRARLELERICANVPAWIEGRVVGHVRTGDAPREITVLARELDADLIVVGTHARTGLGRVLMGSLAENIMRHAPCSVLIAHGAAARATPSTHDVSTGDVTAPDPTATATAPLSHRSP, from the coding sequence GTGCGAAAAGTCGAAAGCGGCCCCGTCTCGCAGCCCCGCCTGGTCGAGGCTGAGCTCATGACCGTCGTCGTCGGGATCGACTTCTCCCCCCACGGAGAAGACGCCCTTTGGTTCGCGCAAAATCTCGCGCGCGGAAACCCCAGCGCCACCCTTCACCTCGTCCACGTGGTGGCGCCGCCGGTGGGCATCGTGGGCGTGCTCGGCGCCCCCATCGACTCGACCGGTCCCATCGCCGGCTTCCTCGATCGCGCGCGCCTCGAGCTCGAACGCATTTGCGCCAATGTCCCCGCCTGGATCGAGGGCCGCGTCGTCGGACATGTGCGCACCGGCGATGCGCCGCGCGAAATCACAGTGCTCGCCCGCGAGCTCGACGCGGACCTCATCGTGGTCGGCACGCATGCGCGCACGGGCCTGGGCCGCGTTCTCATGGGCTCCCTGGCCGAAAACATCATGCGCCACGCGCCCTGCTCGGTGCTCATCGCCCACGGCGCAGCCGCCCGCGCCACCCCCTCCACCCACGACGTCTCGACCGGCGACGTCACCGCACCCGATCCCACGGCGACCGCCACCGCGCCTTTGAGCCATCGTTCACCGTAG